The Mycolicibacterium mageritense genome contains a region encoding:
- a CDS encoding L,D-transpeptidase family protein: MRRLLIVLCAAVLALASAPAAHAVDPPWFARSVGNATQVISVVGTGGSNAKMDVWQRGPAGWQPVGVGIPAHIGANGMAPETHDGQMLTPMGIFTLDFAFGTAPNPGSGLQYVQVGPDHWWDGDMKSPTYNTMQVCKKAQCPFNTDPSSGTENLQIPQYKHAVVMGVNKARVPGNGGAFFVHTTDGGPTAGCVSIDDATLVKIMQWLRPGALIAVAK, from the coding sequence GTGCGTCGACTGCTGATTGTGCTGTGTGCTGCGGTCCTGGCGCTGGCGTCGGCTCCCGCTGCGCACGCGGTCGATCCGCCGTGGTTCGCCCGGTCGGTCGGTAACGCGACCCAGGTCATCTCCGTCGTCGGCACGGGTGGATCCAACGCCAAGATGGACGTGTGGCAGCGCGGTCCTGCCGGCTGGCAACCCGTCGGCGTCGGTATCCCCGCGCACATCGGCGCCAACGGCATGGCGCCCGAGACCCACGACGGCCAAATGCTCACCCCGATGGGGATCTTCACGCTCGACTTCGCGTTCGGCACCGCGCCGAATCCGGGCAGCGGACTGCAATACGTTCAGGTGGGCCCGGACCACTGGTGGGACGGCGACATGAAGAGCCCGACGTACAACACCATGCAGGTGTGCAAGAAAGCCCAGTGCCCCTTCAACACCGACCCGAGCAGCGGCACCGAGAACCTGCAAATCCCGCAGTACAAGCACGCCGTGGTGATGGGGGTCAACAAGGCCAGGGTGCCTGGCAACGGCGGCGCGTTCTTCGTGCACACCACCGACGGCGGCCCCACTGCGGGCTGTGTGTCGATCGACGACGCGACGCTCGTGAAGATCATGCAGTGGCTCCGGCCTGGCGCACTGATCGCGGTCGCCAAATAA
- a CDS encoding nuclear transport factor 2 family protein: protein MGDIDEIKRVKYRYLRALDTKHWDEFAETLTEDVNGDYGQSLGEALHFSDRDALVEFMKRSLGPEIITEHRVDHPEIEVAGDEATGTWYLQDRVIAPDFNFMLIGAAFYHDRYRRTADGWKICATGYDRTYDATMTLEGLNFKLKPGAALNI, encoded by the coding sequence ATGGGTGACATCGACGAGATCAAGCGAGTCAAGTATCGGTACCTGCGGGCGCTGGACACCAAGCACTGGGACGAGTTCGCCGAAACCCTCACCGAGGATGTCAACGGCGATTACGGGCAGTCGCTCGGCGAGGCACTGCATTTCAGCGACCGCGACGCACTCGTGGAGTTCATGAAGCGCTCGCTGGGGCCGGAGATCATCACCGAACATCGCGTCGACCATCCCGAGATCGAGGTGGCCGGTGACGAGGCCACCGGCACCTGGTACCTGCAGGACCGGGTCATCGCGCCCGACTTCAACTTCATGTTGATCGGCGCGGCGTTCTACCACGACCGCTACCGGCGCACGGCCGACGGATGGAAGATCTGCGCGACGGGCTACGACCGCACCTACGATGCCACCATGACGCTCGAAGGGCTCAACTTCAAGCTGAAACCCGGTGCCGCGCTGAATATCTGA